A single window of Plasmodium reichenowi strain SY57 chromosome 14, whole genome shotgun sequence DNA harbors:
- a CDS encoding hypothetical protein (conserved Plasmodium protein, unknown function): ANKNFSLSNYNLDLIKCLQDDSGIYFILDPSKAINEKKQSDVYDIFVPEDTEGVTLHVQKMNDEYKCIGVSITKKGIDINSGTRIFNSKISDWLEQLFVFNKNLINNGLQMNEKMKKIPNNNSVLNTNSVNSGGSFMNGDINGNINIPINAINYKNDKFINKGSNINIINEGSNLTNSKNTNYNNMKRASGTSNLQDTTTTNLVKNKYNNLEYFENKEKNNLMLPNNNNSNNNNINNMSNMNGHINNSHLSNKKGNKNNNQHNCNINHNMNNNNNNNNNFVGNHNLPSSQMQKQNRLNHVNSNSNNNNNNNNNAHSTKSHTMNFKNINFDEKNNKLFNNISASSLLMNKNILSNVNALAAQISLGATSEFMKNNKLGVGHTNNNRQKNNSYNLHNHLQNELFNLPNHLQNNLMFNNNNKSQLHQLQNSQNQNNVHQHIQNQNASNQQIHQSYNDNFTYRPTLFNLLEVLANHNITTPDQRVCIRGIVTDFLNNELPHGKIYAYIGAVVGHDILHDIIKKLEKDPNRNMVPDASGLARIEAAFGLSKSSYDFINNNSQNSTVGNLSNVLYNNRNLNSALLNNQFYSNILSNVANNALNANNLLNNNERVNLDNDKILSSKAAADISNLLKYAKNEKMSMSGNNNVMNFNRKKGANFNNLLNLRNDPPNNNNNNININNINNINNNNNNNNNNSSTMNAFNNNYNNNNNNSNNNHVNNNINNFNNNSRNTIPHDLISAATRNFNIQCQHKNSFSDEEEELMKVIKKNIESYKMNNIKNILISSVFGRIKWLKIMNESPHAYLYGHSIVKFGNKLYMFGGSNGKNKKIPFTHTLTFSLIYYNYKLLPLSGNCPEEREGHTTHLVSLHNGLSVFLFGGSNENIYYNDIYLLDMETRKWTRRSVKGKIPLPRDQHSSLVYPAKCEHVRGEKPNLTEGVIIFGGKCLYNNSIVSLNDMWIFSFDSNLWIRINYLCDDIPMGRFGMNLVWSDTNTICLFGGEYCEISKTHKERTLLDDMWIFKVHNNVHISANSNDGTSYNNGMDKTQNDKNHTHNNNNNNNSSEKNHNMHSNDKDYADNVKDKYNNNKKFTMVGEWYRENYEGDIGCRSNYSSVFITQRHQDFKGAEPKTIERLMILCSGITYVYKENKQKIVSTDEVFVYFFSQKKWYLLKGKLCNDEYLYNGRQRHVGCFFESKNVLGRANRNPVPCVFIQGGFKKNSVFGDAWLLSLTGENPLRVQEYDTSRERISTTQMPLYYFRDTHSISLLYSFCTLQKWLFGAFANLVDNCVHAHNPAENVFIKYELTPEHDGMLSIQDDGEGLDFNAMNRVLRMYGNYKYQDNSSVVLYNSGTNIKKHALPNNDFINNKGDDYNDYQYENEYSNKRNTSSKNVLLDDTSSALLPHKKKQKNTPDNDDKNNNNNNNNNNENDLNNEEKDNITGDHNKNGEDENKVGSHNAYDNDQNNGYVSDDYYTKNYDQELFYNENVNNIFDVKYGVGFKMSFARISSSCAIMSRTFNTIGIGLLSLELMNHCEAKELATPLCMWKLPNKELINRNIANKSEHRHHQKLLMSYTPFNSPSLLAEQINILGTYSGTRLLYWDFRDDMDFIIFSPLNNNIYLSSSPLSVDEIKYNKKKKNNKNNKNMLNDDHSNKQVSCVEDVKLSNRADIKRKGNFDEENVKKVKVQHDESCANVYAKNDEENEDSQHVTNEGSDKDASTKEENMKKEHPNEKDDDDNNNNENGDNNNYKDQIFKENEQYQYYNSTIKKLNLFEYNSHLNTSISKDKYKASQIFPLWDHPKDSIDYCLSTYLYWLYLRRNTNIFLQNTLLIPTCMRKNDNDDNSEKKKKKKKKKKGKKLNAKKKNLQEESNTTEQTSSLSKDSNSNKDSEENVNLNQYNDEERNSKRRNNDDESNESSSTSNRDKSDADNINNDVIKNDNKKVGKEEMHKIKFEEALEYGISQESARKNGMKYKEEDDDDEEEEEEDDDDDDDDDEEEEGEDDDDDDEEEEGEEDEDEEKEEDQEKENENENENENENENENENENENQNENQDENQNENQDENQNEDQDENQNEEKPNEGSNENEEKPNEGSNENEEKPNDGSIENNEEAKDSDENKNGEENIENNNESKQKKKKQEDNEVQEVHEIRTRTRVKNEKNLSKKKKNVDNSTDSKNNDSEKTRQGSYVNTYMDGLKIKDEYYINNTSKYTLYNFLRKKLHKMVEFHYLFTPSDYEYGSFIMMGFLNDNNSPSIEVNRVCETGILLYYKNRLIKRLDAPFIDTAYNLALAKYPPNPSLYEGNLYKYALTVIVNVPYWLKPSISKQEFIHENNYVFLVFKKKLIGLIKHYLLICQDNVKLRKWRESRDLKLKRYLDKSNFSFDKSKNESDNDDENDYKITNQEKENAQSEKEGKEKNAQSPNNDNDQNEVVGANERDEDSTNRNYNNGKSPNEEENEGTLADNDEDENDDSNNSNNSNQEQKEKNLENDEEEATDDNEEKNEEEKNDDNEEEEEYENNDNEKYNKNNSDDVNEDNKSLEDAEEEDTI, encoded by the coding sequence gcaaataaaaatttcaGCCTTTCAAATTACAATTTAGATTTAATTAAATGTTTACAAGATGACTCGggaatatatttcattttagATCCTAGTAAAGctattaatgaaaaaaaacaatCAGATGTGtatgatatatttgtaCCAGAGGATACGGAAGGTGTAACACTTCATGTTCAAAAGATGaatgatgaatataaatgtattgGTGTTAGTATAACTAAAAAAGGTATAGATATAAATTCAGGAACTCGTATTTTTAATTCCAAAATTTCAGATTGGCTAGAAcaattatttgtttttaataagaacttaataaataatggTTTACAAATGAATgagaaaatgaaaaaaattccAAATAACAATTCTGTTCTTAACACAAACAGTGTTAACTCTGGTGGTTCTTTTATGAATGGAGATATTAAcggaaatataaatattccTATAAATGCTATCAATTATAAGAATGacaaatttataaataaaggtagcaatatcaatattataaatgaagGTAGCAATTTAACAAACTCtaaaaatacaaattataataatatgaaacGCGCATCTGGCACCTCGAATTTACAAGACACAACAACTACTAATTtagtaaaaaataaatataataatttagaatattttgaaaataaagaaaaaaataaccTAATGCTTCctaacaataataatagtaataataataatatcaataATATGAGTAATATGAATGGTCATATTAACAATTCACATTTATCgaataaaaaaggaaataaaaataataaccaACACAATTGCaatataaatcataatatgaataataataataataataataataattttgttgGTAATCATAATTTACCTTCTTCACAAATGCAGAAACAAAATAGATTAAATCATGTAAATAGTAATagcaataataataataataataataataatgctCATTCAACTAAATCACATACAAtgaattttaaaaatataaattttgatgaaaaaaataataaattatttaacaATATTAGTGCTAGCAGTTTAttaatgaataaaaatattctatCTAATGTAAATGCTTTAGCAGCTCAAATATCTCTAGGAGCAACCTCTGAATTTATgaagaataataaattagGTGTAGGACATACAAATAACAATAGAcagaaaaataattcatataatttacatAATCATCTGcaaaatgaattatttaatttacCAAATCATCTTCAAAATAATCTTATGtttaataacaataataaatcaCAATTACATCAATTACAAAATTCacaaaatcaaaataatgtaCATCAACACATTCAAAATCAAAATGCATCAAATCAACAAATACATCAATcttataatgataattttaCATATCGACCtacattatttaatttgttaGAAGTTTTAGCTAACCATAATATCACAACTCCCGATCAACGTGTATGTATTAGAGGTATTGTTACAGATTTCTTGAATAATGAATTACCTCatggaaaaatatatgcatatattgGTGCTGTTGTAGGACATGATATTCTACATGAtatcattaaaaaattagaaaagGATCCCAACAGAAATATGGTTCCAGATGCATCAGGATTAGCTAGAATAGAAGCAGCTTTTGGCTTAAGCAAGTCATCCTatgattttattaataataattcacAGAATTCCACCGTAGGTAATTTATCTAATGTGCTATATAATAATCGTAATTTAAATAGTGCACTTTTAAATAACCAATTTTATtctaatattttatcaaaTGTAGCTAACAATGCTCTTAATGCTAATaatcttttaaataataatgaaagGGTGAACCttgataatgataaaatattaagtAGTAAAGCAGCAGCAGATATAAGTAATTTGTTGAAATACgcaaaaaatgaaaaaatgtCTATGTCTGGTAATAATAACGTAATGAATTTTAATCGAAAAAAAGGAGcaaattttaataatttgttGAATTTAAGAAATGATCCTCccaataataataataataatattaatattaataatattaataatattaataataataataataataataataataatagtagtaCTATGAATgcttttaataataattataataataataataataatagtaataataatcatgtaaataataatattaataattttaataataatagtagaAATACAATTCCTCATGATCTTATTAGTGCAGCTACAagaaattttaatatacaaTGCCAACATAAAAATAGCTTTTCtgatgaagaagaagaatTAATGAAAGttattaagaaaaatatagaatcatataaaatgaataatattaaaaatatccTGATATCATCAGTTTTTGGTAGAATTAAATGgttaaaaattatgaacgAATCACCACATGCATATTTATATGGACATAGTATAGTAAAATTTGGtaacaaattatatatgtttggTGGTTCGAAtggtaaaaataaaaaaattccATTTACTCATACATTAACATTCAGTTTAATTTATTacaattataaattattaccTTTAAGTGGTAATTGTCCTGAAGAGCGAGAGGGACATACTACACATTTAGTTTCTTTGCATAATGGTTTATCTGTATTCTTATTTGGGGGTAgtaatgaaaatatatattacaatgatatatatcttttagATATGGAAACACGTAAGTGGACACGTAGATCTGTTAAAGGGAAAATACCTTTACCCAGAGATCAACATTCATCATTAGTATATCCAGCAAAATGTGAACATGTAAGAGGAGAAAAACCAAACTTAACAGAAGGAGTTATAATATTTGGTGgaaaatgtttatataataatagtattGTGAGTTTGAATGACATGTGGatattttcatttgatTCAAATTTATGGATTCGTATTAACTACCTGTGTGATGACATACCCATGGGAAGATTTGGAATGAACCTAGTATGGTCCGATACGAATACCATATGTCTCTTTGGTGGAGAATATTGTGAAATTTCTAAAACACATAAAGAAAGAACACTATTAGATGATATGTGGATTTTTAAAGTACATAATAATGTACATATCAGTGCTAATTCTAATGATGGAacatcatataataatggtATGGATAAAACacaaaatgataaaaatcatactcataataataataataataataattcatctgaaaaaaatcataatatGCACTCAAATGATAAAGATTATGCAGATAATGTAAAAgacaaatataataataacaaaaaattcACCATGGTTGGAGAATGGTATAGAGAAAATTACGAAGGAGATATTGGGTGTCGTTCCAATTATAGTAGTGTTTTTATTACACAAAGACATCAAGATTTTAAAGGCGCAGAACCTAAAACTATTGAAAGGTTAATGATTTTATGTAGTGGAATAACTTATgtatataaagaaaataaacaaaaaattgTATCTACAGATGAAGTTTTTGTTTATTTCTTTTCACAAAAGAAATGGTATTTattaaaaggaaaattatgtaatgacgaatatttatataatggTAGACAAAGACATGTAGGATGTTTTTTCGAAtcaaaaaatgtattaGGAAGAGCAAATAGAAATCCAGTACCATGTGTATTTATACAAGGAggatttaaaaaaaattcagTTTTTGGTGATGCGTGGTTATTATCATTAACAGGAGAAAATCCATTAAGAGTCCAAGAATATGATACAAGCAGAGAAAGAATAAGCACAACACAAATGCcactttattattttagGGATACACATTCTATTAGTTTACTGTATAGTTTTTGTACCTTACAAAAATGGCTCTTTGGAGCTTTCGCTAATCTGGTGGACAACTGTGTTCACGCTCATAATCCTGCTGAAAATGTTTTTATCAAATATGAATTAACACCTGAACATGATGGTATGTTATCCATTCAAGATGATGGAGAAGGATTAGATTTTAATGCCATGAACAGAGTCCTAAGGATGTATggaaattataaatatcaGGATAATAGTAGTgttgttttatataatagtggcacgaatataaaaaaacatgCATTACCTAATAatgattttattaataataaaggtgatgattataatgattaccaatatgaaaatgaatatagtaataaaagaaatacatctagtaaaaatgtattattagATGACACTTCTAGTGCATTATTACCAcataaaaagaaacaaaaaaatacaccagataatgatgataaaaataataataataataataataataataatgaaaatgatttaaataatgaagaaaaggATAACATAACGGGCgatcataataaaaatggagaagatgaaaataaagTAGGATCACATAATGCATATGATAATGATCAAAATAATGGTTATGTTAGTGATGATTATTATACCAAAAATTATGATCaagaattattttataatgaaaatgtaaataatatatttgacGTAAAATATGGAGTAGGATTTAAAATGTCCTTTGCAAGAATTTCTTCAAGTTGTGCAATAATGTCTAGAACATTTAATACTATTGGTATAGGTCTACTATCCCTAGAATTAATGAATCACTGTGAAGCTAAAGAACTGGCTACACCATTATGTATGTGGAAATTACCTAATAAAGAATTGATTAATAGAAATATTGCAAATAAATCTGAACATAGACATCATCAAAAATTGCTAATGTCTTATACTCCATTTAATAGTCCTAGTTTACTAGCTGaacaaattaatatattaggTACTTACAGTGGAACaagattattatattgGGATTTTAGAGATGATATGgattttataatattttctcctctaaataataacatatatttgaGTAGTTCACCGTTAAGCGTGGACgaaattaaatataacaagaaaaagaaaaataacAAGAATAACAAGAATATGTTAAATGACGACCATAGTAATAAACAAGTGTCCTGTGTAGAAGATGTCAAATTAAGTAATAGAGCTGATATTAAGAGAAAGGGAAATTTTGATGAGGAAAATGTAAAGAAGGTAAAAGTACAACATGATGAATCTTGTGCTAATGTGTATGCTAAGAATGATGAAGAGAATGAAGATAGCCAACATGTGACAAATGAAGGTAGTGATAAAGATGCAAGTacaaaagaagaaaatatgaaaaaagaaCATCCAAATGAAAAggatgatgatgataataataataatgagaatggggataataataattacaaaGATCAAATATTTAAGGAAAATGAACAGTATCAATATTACAATAGtacaattaaaaaattaaaccTCTTTGAATATAATTCGCATTTAAATACATCGATATcaaaagataaatataaagcTAGCCAAATTTTCCCCTTGTGGGATCATCCAAAAGATAGTATAGATTATTGTTTATCTACCTATTTATACTGGTTATATTTAAGAagaaatacaaatatatttttacaaaacACTTTGCTCATACCAACATGTATGAGAAAAAATGACAATGATGATAATTCcgaaaaaaagaagaaaaagaaaaagaaaaagaaaggaaaaaaattaaatgcaaaaaaaaagaatttgCAAGAGGAAAGTAATACAACTGAACAAACTTCATCTTTAAGTAAGGATAGTAATTCAAACAAGGACAGTGAAGAAAATGTAAATCTAAACcaatataatgatgaagaGAGAAATAGTAAAAGAAGgaataatgatgatgaatCAAATGAAAGTAGCAGTACTTCTAATCGTGATAAGAGTGATGCAGACAATATCAACAATGAtgtaattaaaaatgaCAATAAGAAAGTTGGAAAAGAAGAGATgcataaaattaaatttgAAGAAGCACTGGAATATGGTATTTCACAGGAAAGTGCAAGAAAAAATGGtatgaaatataaagaagaggatgatgatgatgaagaagaagaagaagagGATGATGACGACGATGATGATGACgatgaagaagaagaaggtgaagatgatgatgatgacgatgaagaagaagaaggcgaagaagatgaagatgaagaaaaagaagaagatcaagaaaaggaaaatgaaaatgagAATGAAAATGAGAATGAAAACGAAAATGAAAAcgaaaatgaaaatgaaaatcAAAATGAAAACCAAGATGAAAATCAAAATGAAAACCAAGATGAAAATCAAAATGAAGATCAAGATGAAAATCAAAATGAAGAGAAACCAAACGAAGGatcaaatgaaaatgaagaGAAACCAAACGAAGGatcaaatgaaaatgaagaGAAACCAAATGATGGATCaattgaaaataatgaagaagCAAAAGATAGcgatgaaaataaaaatggtgaagaaaatatagaaaataataatgaaagcaaacaaaaaaagaaaaaacaagAAGATAATGAAGTACAAGAAGTACATGAAATAAGAACGAGAACTCGTGTAAAGAATGAAAAGAATTTAagtaaaaagaaaaaaaatgtagatAATAGTACTgattcaaaaaataatgacaGTGAAAAAACAAGACAAGGAAGTTATgttaatacatatatggatggtttaaaaataaaagatgaatattatataaataatacaagtaaatatactttatataatttcttaagaaaaaaattacataaaATGGTAGAATTccattatttatttacacCTTCAGATTATGAGTATGGATCATTTATTATGATGGGatttttaaatgataaCAATAGTCCATCTATTGAAGTTAATAGAGTTTGTGAAACAGgaattttattatattataaaaacagATTAATTAAAAGATTAGATGCACCTTTTATAGATACTGCATATAACCTTGCTTTAGCGAAATACCCACCTAACCCATCATTATATGAAGGAAatctatataaatatgcCCTTACTGTTATTGTTAATGTACCTTATTGGCTTAAGCCATCTATTAGTAAACAAGAATTCATCCAcgaaaataattatgttttcctagtttttaaaaagaaactTATCGGATTAATTAAACATTACCTTCTTATATGTCAAGATAACGTAAAATTAAGAAAATGGAGAGAATCACGTGATttgaaattaaaaagatatCTTGATAAATCCAATTTTAGTTTTGATAAATCCAAAAATGAATCggataatgatgatgaaaatgaCTACAAAATAACCAATCAAGAGAAAGAAAATGCACAAAGTGAAAAAgaaggaaaagaaaagaatgCACAGTCGCCTAATAATGACAACGATCAAAATGAAGTTGTTGGAGCAAATGAAAGGGATGAAGATTCAACAAAtagaaattataataatggaAA
- a CDS encoding leucine-rich repeat protein produces the protein MCDFNSLELSYKEYDGSHTFYETNGSLSYESNEESENSDNRRNVSDTLNKDRNNKVEKYIKLENTLKIWGGTNKAINFKRKDDHELTKTIYNYNNKEIHVSNNISVLNLNNNNLEHINFLDDILIHIYKHKNLEIHILYLNIITLDISFNNLEDINDSILNLHNLKVLYLHSNKIQNIVQVKKLQALLKLKKFTIENNPIMDIYNKFYRHFIIHYLPQIRSLDFHDISKIEKNKSDITFNTHKYKFNLE, from the exons atgtgtGATTTTAACTCTTTAGAATTAAGTTACAAAGAATATGATGGTTCGCACACATTTTACGAAACGAACGGTTCATTG AGTTATGAAAGTAATGAGGAATCCGAAAATTCTGATAATAGGAGAAATGTGAGCGATAcattaaataaagataGAAATAACAAAgtagaaaaatatataaagcTTGAAAATACATTAAAAATTTGGGGAGGTACCAACAAAGCTATTAACTTTAAAAGGAAAGATGATCATGAATTAACTAAgacaatatataattataataataaagaaattcatgtttcaaataatataagtgttttaaatttaaataataacaatttagaacatataaattttttggatgacatattaatacatatatataagcaTAAAAATTTGgaaatacatattttatatttaaatattataaccttagatatatcttttaataatttagaAGACATAAATGATAGTATATTAAATCTGCACAACTTAAAAGTGTTATATCTTCATTCTAATAAAATACAGAATATTGTTCAGgttaaaaaattacaagcattattaaaattaaaaaaatttacaatAGAAAATAATCCAATTATGGATATATACAACAAGTTTTATAG acattttataattcatTATCTTCCTCAAATAAGATCCCTGGATTTCCATGATATTTCAAAAATTGAAAAGAACAAATCTGATATTACTTTTAACACACATAAGTATAAATTCAATTTGGAATGA
- a CDS encoding zinc finger protein, putative → MVYATLLSEEDLSRFRTKQCKRLLNGGCNFGLDRCQYSHNEFWNRRCPFYLSDSSFIRYITVMCPDVETRGDGSINSLCLRGGECPFAHSTEEILYHPLFYKTKRCEDYKKGSCNTYYCPFIHGLAETRAPGTYKLPFTNGIDIPNIPNVIIVDKIDICSKNSSGIINDKYMKNMSFKKRSDIQLDHMNNDDMHYCNNKTNSMNSSLYDSMDTISNKNDMTNNAVDKSTLSFNNSVFNKDSFFNFSEENIKMNMLKKNGAFEHMNNNIYSRNSMKDSINSFGSFEANNMGNNNMGNSKGNISSVVGNMKNDNIKNDNIKNDNIKNDNMNGNINAKGGNNNIKKNNSNNNNNIKSNDNENNDNNNKMNRQSNCTNVNSCNYNEFLSSKLNGAVSGSYQNMCSKNISLSTNNSTNYIDTISSPNKNYNKNLNILKLKQNHSSCSTDAHEINFNEHEATSEDAIEEEEEDDEYFNSENIDLSVSNRNNELERISSDTKLSNVTVERNLNIDRNNEINLLEVIKCLKGLCEKIMKGDLTFTSEQWDNIAQITYEIVAVIEYNRVMKLKKTANKIKNDIYNKNKDFIFHMENKEYKKERNDNEMEKELYTNEKDIIEKKVCTNIDNLVEEQNSNINRISLDSKLKNYDEIFERPKNEKGNDINTLKKYSLNENIYIEKDKINSVNKENSILFLENDEKNNMLNKFNFNFNKREEHIYNNLNELIHNEDNELLHFYEEQLGENFLDEKNELDIMSMKQKFIPSQINKTNIINDSNDNHHALQNLKDSCFLEYYNINKSNNLNFKDKNDNNEKLSSQQPFLSFFSFLSE, encoded by the coding sequence ATGGTTTATGCCACACTTTTGAGTGAAGAAGATTTAAGTCGTTTTCGAACGAAGCAATGTAAAAGATTATTAAATGGAGGTTGTAATTTTGGATTGGATAGATGTCAATATAGTCACAATGAATTTTGGAATAGGAGATGTCCATTTTATTTAAGCGACTCATCATTTATACGTTACATTACTGTAATGTGTCCTGATGTAGAAACAAGAGGAGATGGTTCTATTAACAGTTTATGTTTAAGAGGAGGAGAATGCCCTTTTGCTCATTCTACtgaagaaatattatatcatccacttttttataaaacaaaaagatGTGAAGATTATAAAAAGGGATCTTGTAATACTTATTATTGTCCTTTTATTCATGGTTTGGCTGAGACGAGAGCCCCTGGTACTTACAAGTTACCATTCACAAACGGAATTGACATTCCTAATATTCCtaatgttattattgttgATAAGATAGATATATGTAGTAAAAATAGTAGTGGTATTATAAAcgataaatatatgaaaaatatgtcatttaaaaaaagaagcGACATACAATTAGatcatatgaataatgatgatatgcattattgtaataataaaacaaatagTATGAACTCGTCACTTTATGATTCTATGGATACAATATCTAATAAGAATGATATGACCAACAACGCTGTTGATAAATCTACTCTgtcttttaataattctgtatttaataaagatagcttttttaatttttcagaggaaaatataaaaatgaatatgttaaaaaaaaatggtgCTTTTGaacatatgaataataatatctaCTCAAGAAATAGCATGAAAGATTCGATTAATTCTTTTGGTTCATTTGAAGCAAACAATATGGgcaataataatatgggGAATTCGAAAGGTAATATTTCAAGTGTCGTTGgtaatatgaaaaatgataatataaaaaatgataatataaaaaatgataatataaaaaatgataatatgaatgGTAATATTAATGCTAAGGGTGggaataataatattaagaagaataatagtaataataataacaacatTAAAAGTAAcgataatgaaaataacgataataataataaaatgaatagACAATCCAATTGTACAAATGTGAATTCCtgtaattataatgaatttTTGTCAAGTAAATTAAATGGAGCTGTTTCTGGATCATATCAAAATATGTGCagtaaaaatatttcacTTAGTACAAACAATTCtacaaattatatagaCACAATTAGTAGCCCTAAtaagaattataataagaattTGAACATATTAAAACTTAAACAGAATCATTCAAGTTGTAGTACTGATGCTCATGAAATAAATTTCAATGAACATGAAGCAACAAGTGAGGATGCCatagaagaagaagaagaagatgacgaatattttaattctGAGAATATTGATTTAAGTGTATCAAACCGAAATAACGAATTAGAAAGAATTAGTAGTGATACCAAATTGTCAAATGTAACAGTAGAAagaaatttaaatattgaTAGAAATAATGAAATCAATTTATTAGAAGTTATTAAATGTTTGAAGGGTTTAtgtgaaaaaataatgaaggGAGACTTAACATTTACATCTGAGCAATGGGACAATATAGCACAAATAACATACGAAATTGTAGCCGTTATAGAATATAATAGAGTAATGAAACTCAAAAAGACAGctaataaaataaaaaatgatatatataataaaaataaagactttatttttcatatggAAAATAAAGAGTATAAGAAGGAAAGGAACGATAATGAAATggaaaaagaattatatacaaaCGAAAAGGATATAATTGAAAAAAAGGTTTGTACTAATATAGATAATTTAGTGGAAGAACaaaatagtaatataaatagaaTATCTTTAGATTCCAAATTAAAAAACTATGATGAAATTTTTGAAAGACccaaaaatgaaaaaggaaatgatataaatacattaaaaaaatattcattaaatgaaaatatatatattgaaaaagaCAAGATTAATAGTGTAAATAAGGAAAATTCAATTTTGTTCTTagaaaatgatgaaaagaataatatgttaaataaatttaacTTTAACTTTAACAAAAGAGaagaacatatatataacaatttaAATGAACTTATACATAATGAGGATAATgaattattacatttttatgaGGAACAATTAGGAGAAAACTTTTTAGAcgaaaaaaatgaattagATATTATGTCAATGAAACAAAAATTTATTCCATCacaaattaataaaacaaatataatcaATGATAGTAATGATAACCACCATGCTTTACAAAATTTAAAGGATTCCTGTTTTTtagaatattataatataaataaaagtaataacttaaattttaaagataaaaatgataacaacgaaaaattatcatcacAACAACCATTTCTATCTTTTTTCTCTTTCTTATcagaataa